The proteins below come from a single Oscillatoria sp. FACHB-1407 genomic window:
- a CDS encoding Uma2 family endonuclease — MVSSSLSVKVPHGLTVTEEQFRQFVAANPDLRMERTAQGKLIVMSPTGSEGGNRNAELTTDFGIWNRQTQLGKVFDSSTGFRLPNGATRSLDVSWVKQERWNALTPEQRRGFAPLCPDFVLELLSETDDIDETRAKMQEYLDNGCRLGWLIDPKTKTVEIYRPNQAVEAIAQFPNTLSGESVLPGFELSLQTIFADAE; from the coding sequence ATGGTGAGCAGTTCCCTATCGGTCAAAGTGCCCCACGGTCTAACAGTGACGGAGGAACAATTCCGTCAATTTGTTGCGGCAAATCCTGATCTACGGATGGAACGTACTGCCCAAGGAAAGTTAATCGTTATGTCACCGACTGGAAGCGAAGGCGGCAATCGAAATGCCGAACTGACAACCGATTTCGGTATTTGGAACCGTCAGACTCAGCTTGGTAAGGTCTTTGACTCCTCTACTGGGTTCCGCTTACCCAATGGAGCAACGCGATCGCTTGATGTCTCCTGGGTCAAACAAGAACGCTGGAATGCGCTCACACCTGAACAACGTAGAGGATTTGCGCCGCTCTGCCCAGATTTCGTTCTGGAGCTACTCTCTGAAACCGATGATATTGATGAGACTCGCGCCAAAATGCAAGAATATCTCGACAATGGCTGTCGTTTAGGTTGGTTGATTGACCCCAAAACTAAAACAGTCGAGATTTACCGACCCAACCAGGCAGTAGAGGCGATCGCGCAATTTCCCAATACTCTGTCTGGAGAATCAGTACTCCCTGGATTTGAGCTTTCACTTCAAACGATTTTTGCTGACGCTGAATAA
- the fabG gene encoding 3-oxoacyl-[acyl-carrier-protein] reductase, whose protein sequence is MTASQRLTGQVALVTGASRGIGRATALALAAEGANVVVNYASSSTAADEVVSEITGQGGQAIALKADVSQGEQVDGLFAAVMQKWGRVDILVNNAGITRDTLLLRMKDEDWQSVINLNLTGVFLCTRSASKIMLKQKSGRIVNITSVVGLMGNPGQANYAAAKAGVLGLTKTTAKELSSRGITVNAVAPGFIATDMTHDLKVGDEILKMIPLGRYGQAEEVAGLIRFLAADPAAAYITGQVINIDGGMVMA, encoded by the coding sequence ATGACAGCATCTCAGAGGTTAACTGGACAAGTCGCGCTGGTAACAGGCGCATCACGCGGTATTGGTCGAGCTACGGCTCTGGCTCTCGCCGCTGAAGGAGCTAATGTCGTGGTTAACTACGCTAGCTCCAGCACTGCTGCCGATGAGGTTGTGAGCGAAATTACAGGACAGGGCGGACAGGCGATCGCTCTTAAAGCCGATGTGTCTCAAGGGGAACAGGTAGACGGCTTGTTTGCCGCTGTGATGCAGAAATGGGGACGAGTCGATATTCTTGTGAACAATGCTGGCATCACCCGCGACACGCTGTTACTGCGCATGAAGGATGAGGATTGGCAATCGGTGATTAACCTTAACCTGACTGGCGTATTCCTCTGCACTCGCTCGGCTAGCAAAATTATGCTGAAGCAAAAGTCTGGACGGATTGTCAATATCACCTCGGTTGTGGGGCTAATGGGCAACCCCGGTCAGGCAAACTATGCAGCGGCTAAAGCCGGAGTGCTGGGGCTGACCAAAACCACTGCGAAGGAACTGTCAAGCCGAGGCATCACGGTGAATGCGGTCGCCCCCGGTTTCATTGCCACCGATATGACCCATGACCTCAAAGTTGGTGACGAAATCCTCAAAATGATTCCGTTGGGTCGCTATGGGCAAGCTGAAGAAGTGGCTGGGTTGATTCGCTTTTTAGCCGCTGACCCTGCTGCCGCTTACATCACGGGGCAAGTCATCAATATTGATGGCGGCATGGTGATGGCGTAA
- the trxA gene encoding thioredoxin has protein sequence MAVKKEYGSFQEMIAESDMPLLIDFYAPWCGPCQLMAKILEQVNAQLKDRLRVVKINTDNYPDLATQYQVYALPTLVLFKQGQPVDRIEGVLQADQLIQHLQALV, from the coding sequence ATGGCAGTCAAAAAAGAGTACGGCAGCTTTCAAGAAATGATTGCAGAATCGGATATGCCTCTGCTGATTGACTTTTATGCTCCCTGGTGTGGACCCTGCCAACTGATGGCAAAGATTTTGGAGCAAGTGAATGCCCAACTGAAGGATAGACTCCGGGTCGTGAAGATTAACACGGATAACTATCCCGACCTGGCGACTCAGTATCAGGTGTACGCCCTACCGACGTTGGTTTTGTTTAAGCAGGGTCAACCCGTCGATCGCATTGAAGGGGTACTGCAAGCTGACCAATTGATTCAACACTTGCAGGCGTTGGTTTAG
- a CDS encoding VOC family protein: MLRCVHHIALNVKDLQASRYFYGTVLGLRELQGDEVPETLKALFEAGEAANFVTPDGTVIDLFWKPDLEPPHPDPEQSFTRMSHLAFDIEPHLFDQAVEVIRANQIPLDHGPVSRPTGRGIYFYDPDGLLVEIRCDP, encoded by the coding sequence ATGCTGCGCTGCGTCCACCACATTGCGTTGAATGTGAAAGACCTGCAAGCATCCCGTTATTTTTATGGAACTGTTTTGGGATTGAGAGAGTTACAAGGTGATGAAGTACCAGAGACGCTTAAAGCCTTGTTTGAGGCAGGCGAAGCAGCCAACTTTGTGACTCCTGACGGAACGGTGATTGATCTATTTTGGAAGCCCGACTTAGAGCCGCCTCATCCCGATCCGGAGCAAAGTTTTACCCGGATGAGTCATCTGGCATTTGATATTGAGCCGCACCTATTTGATCAAGCTGTTGAGGTGATTCGGGCGAATCAGATTCCGCTCGATCACGGACCTGTGAGTCGTCCGACAGGTCGAGGAATTTACTTCTACGACCCAGACGGCTTACTAGTTGAGATTCGCTGTGACCCATAG
- a CDS encoding ParM/StbA family protein translates to MTTATRQRRPSKDSSISSATTRVLALDAGNYDLKFYDGTGHPKAIRSVRYQLPQGRDPVRYTDASPLIELPDGTRYHFGAQAYKYRRQQQTVIENKVELSRLHLYACLEPWNGSTEFAMHLYASTPEPNKNDEAIRKQLLGMHEFKRNDIDYRVMVERVEVEREGMGAYRYAKQMGLIPDGGYTIVIDIGGGTWLTRLVDAEGEVIDENVMDRGGAYELATSISFDKRLTNALGTTADPSLVMDGFRVEHTYADTGISWSGWLDEHLEPWFKGIFQTVKAQYTPYMARVTRFLVTGGSTHLISERLAGRKLFAVMGDPQFANVRGLFLLSTDVQLCMTTK, encoded by the coding sequence ATGACTACAGCTACCAGACAACGAAGACCTAGTAAAGACTCTAGCATTAGTTCAGCGACAACTCGCGTGTTAGCCCTGGATGCAGGCAACTACGACCTCAAGTTTTACGATGGCACAGGGCATCCTAAAGCAATTCGCTCGGTGCGCTATCAACTACCTCAAGGACGCGATCCCGTTCGCTACACCGATGCATCTCCCTTAATTGAGCTACCCGACGGCACTCGCTATCACTTTGGTGCTCAGGCTTATAAATACAGACGCCAACAACAAACGGTTATTGAAAATAAAGTGGAGTTGTCTCGCTTACACCTCTACGCTTGCCTAGAACCCTGGAATGGCTCGACCGAGTTTGCCATGCACCTCTACGCCAGCACCCCAGAACCCAACAAAAACGACGAAGCAATCCGCAAGCAACTGTTGGGAATGCACGAATTCAAACGCAATGACATCGATTATCGCGTCATGGTCGAACGGGTTGAGGTCGAGCGAGAAGGCATGGGTGCCTACCGTTATGCCAAACAGATGGGACTGATTCCCGATGGTGGCTACACGATTGTCATTGATATCGGTGGTGGCACCTGGCTAACTCGCTTAGTCGATGCAGAAGGCGAAGTGATTGATGAAAACGTGATGGATCGGGGCGGTGCTTACGAATTAGCCACTTCCATCAGCTTTGACAAACGCCTCACCAATGCTTTGGGAACCACCGCTGACCCCAGTCTGGTGATGGATGGCTTCCGGGTGGAGCATACCTACGCTGACACAGGGATTTCCTGGAGTGGCTGGTTGGATGAGCACCTCGAACCCTGGTTCAAAGGCATCTTCCAAACGGTAAAAGCACAATACACCCCCTACATGGCACGAGTGACCCGATTCTTGGTGACAGGGGGCAGCACTCACCTGATCTCTGAACGGTTAGCAGGTCGCAAGCTATTTGCGGTGATGGGTGATCCTCAATTCGCCAACGTGCGTGGTTTGTTTCTTCTTTCGACGGATGTACAGCTATGTATGACAACAAAGTAA
- the acsF gene encoding magnesium-protoporphyrin IX monomethyl ester (oxidative) cyclase — MVDSLKKPNFEEMQPGVKVPAKETILTPRFYTTDFDEMAQMDISVNEDELRAILEEFRADYNRHHFVRDDEFQQSWDHIDGETRRLFVEFLERSCTAEFSGFLLYKELGRRLKDKSPLLAECFNLMSRDEARHAGFLNKALSDFNLSLDLGFLTKSRSYTFFKPKFIFYATYLSEKIGYWRYITIYRHLESHPENRVYPIFRFFENWCQDENRHGDFFDAIMQAQPQFLNDWKAKLWSRFFLLSVFATMYLNDLQRSGFYASLGLDAREYDIHVIRKTNETSAKVFPVILNVDHPDFFRLLDRSAEANQKLAAISESKAPKFVQFFQKLPSIASIGANLVRLYFMKPIEAATTQGKAR, encoded by the coding sequence ATGGTAGATTCCCTCAAAAAGCCTAATTTTGAAGAAATGCAACCGGGAGTTAAAGTCCCGGCGAAAGAAACAATTCTGACTCCCCGTTTCTACACAACGGATTTCGACGAGATGGCGCAAATGGACATCTCGGTGAATGAAGATGAACTGCGGGCGATTTTAGAAGAGTTTCGCGCCGACTATAACCGTCATCACTTCGTTCGAGATGACGAGTTCCAACAATCCTGGGATCACATCGATGGTGAAACTCGACGCCTCTTTGTTGAATTTTTAGAGCGTTCTTGTACAGCAGAGTTCTCTGGATTTCTGCTTTACAAGGAGTTGGGTCGTCGTCTCAAAGACAAAAGCCCTTTGCTGGCAGAGTGCTTTAACCTCATGTCGCGCGATGAAGCTCGTCATGCAGGCTTCCTAAACAAAGCTCTGTCCGATTTCAACTTGTCTTTGGACTTGGGCTTCTTAACCAAGAGCCGCAGCTACACCTTCTTCAAGCCGAAGTTTATTTTCTACGCGACTTATCTTTCTGAGAAGATTGGGTACTGGCGTTACATCACCATCTATCGCCACCTCGAATCTCACCCCGAAAATCGCGTCTACCCTATCTTCCGGTTCTTTGAGAACTGGTGTCAGGACGAAAACCGCCATGGTGACTTCTTCGATGCCATCATGCAGGCGCAGCCTCAGTTTTTGAATGACTGGAAAGCGAAGCTGTGGAGTCGCTTCTTCCTGTTGTCGGTGTTTGCCACAATGTATCTGAACGACTTGCAGCGATCGGGCTTCTATGCGTCGTTGGGTCTAGATGCGCGGGAGTACGACATCCACGTGATTCGTAAGACCAACGAAACGTCAGCGAAGGTCTTCCCGGTGATTCTCAATGTCGATCACCCTGACTTCTTCAGATTGTTGGATCGCTCGGCAGAGGCTAACCAAAAACTGGCGGCGATTTCTGAGTCTAAAGCACCTAAATTCGTTCAGTTCTTCCAGAAGTTGCCCTCAATTGCGTCGATCGGTGCTAATCTGGTTCGGCTTTACTTCATGAAGCCAATCGAAGCTGCCACGACTCAAGGCAAAGCTCGTTAA
- the gcvP gene encoding aminomethyl-transferring glycine dehydrogenase, producing MSSDLSAYPHHSSDYHGGAQGSTVAESTVSTASTQTPLVARRSPTSSVASDLAPQDDFQRRHIGPSEGDIQQMLNVLGLTNLDDLIDKAVPQAIRVKQPLQLGKGQSEYESLMELKAIASKNQIFRSFIGMGYANCITPPVIQRNILENPGWYTQYTPYQPEISQGRLEALLNFQTMVIDLTGMEIANASLLDEGTAAAEAMTMSFGLHKGKATAFWVSDACHPQTIDVIQTRAEPLGIQVIIGDHRTTEFDQPIFGALLQYPATDGAIYDYKAFIDRAHAAGALVTVAADLLSLTLLTPPGEFGADIVVGNTQRFGVPLGYGGPHAAYFATKLDYKRQIPGRLVGVSKDTAGHPALRLALQTREQHIRRETATSNICTAQVLLAVMAGMYAVYHGPTGLKRIATRIHQLTTLLAEGLQRLGYTLGTDAYFDTLRVDVGDRQTEILNRAIAQQINLRPLGTSAIGISLDETTRPQDVLDLLNLFVGGYTNGGSATSRLPFTLDDLATASEKLPASLTRTTPYLTHPVFNTYQSETELLRYIHRLQAKDLSLTTAMIPLGSCTMKLNATSEMVPVTWAEFTQIHPFAPLEQAQGYQILFQQLEAWLAEITGFAAISLQPNAGSQGEYTGLLVIRRYHEQRGEGHRNVCLIPQSAHGTNPASAVMAGMKVVAVACDDEGNIDVADLKAKAEKHSDRLSALMVTYPSTHGVFEEAIQEICAIVHEHGGQVYMDGANLNAQVGLCRPGDFGADVCHLNLHKTFCIPHGGGGPGMGPIGVAAHLVPFLPGHVVVNLDGATPQTSRIGAVSSAPWGSGCILPISWMYIALMGTEGLTRATQVAILNANYIAKRLEEHYPILYKGKNGLVAHECILDLRQFKKSVGIEVDDIAKRLIDYGFHPPTVSWPVAGTVMVEPTESESRQELDRFCDAMIAIRNEIREIEEGKVDRQDNLLKNAPHTAANLMADEWDHPYSRHHAAYPTQWTRENKFWASVGRIDNAYGDRNLVCSCLPMDAYEE from the coding sequence ATGTCATCAGATCTCTCTGCTTACCCACACCATTCGTCTGATTATCACGGTGGTGCTCAAGGCTCAACTGTTGCTGAATCAACGGTTAGTACTGCATCCACTCAAACTCCGCTCGTGGCTCGGCGATCGCCCACATCGTCTGTTGCCAGCGACCTTGCCCCTCAAGACGATTTTCAACGTCGTCACATCGGACCCAGCGAGGGTGATATTCAACAGATGTTGAATGTGTTGGGTTTGACTAACCTGGATGATTTGATTGATAAGGCAGTTCCTCAAGCGATTCGCGTCAAGCAGCCTCTACAACTTGGGAAAGGGCAGAGCGAATACGAGAGCTTAATGGAGTTGAAGGCGATCGCCTCCAAAAACCAGATCTTCCGTTCTTTCATCGGCATGGGCTACGCCAACTGCATCACGCCTCCTGTGATTCAGCGCAACATTCTGGAGAACCCCGGTTGGTATACCCAATACACGCCTTACCAACCCGAAATTTCTCAGGGACGGTTAGAAGCGTTACTCAACTTTCAGACGATGGTGATCGACCTGACCGGGATGGAGATCGCCAACGCCTCCCTGTTAGATGAAGGCACTGCCGCTGCTGAAGCCATGACCATGAGCTTTGGCTTACACAAGGGCAAAGCGACCGCGTTTTGGGTATCCGATGCCTGCCACCCTCAGACGATCGATGTGATCCAAACCCGTGCCGAACCGCTAGGCATTCAAGTCATCATCGGCGACCATCGCACTACCGAATTTGACCAACCCATCTTTGGCGCACTGCTGCAATACCCTGCCACCGATGGGGCAATTTATGACTACAAAGCCTTCATCGATCGCGCCCATGCTGCTGGGGCACTCGTCACCGTTGCTGCCGATCTGCTCAGTCTGACCCTGCTCACCCCTCCCGGTGAGTTTGGCGCAGATATCGTCGTGGGCAACACGCAACGCTTTGGCGTACCGCTTGGCTACGGTGGACCTCATGCCGCTTACTTTGCCACCAAGTTGGACTACAAACGACAAATTCCCGGACGGTTGGTCGGCGTCTCCAAAGACACGGCAGGGCATCCCGCTCTGCGCTTAGCATTGCAAACCCGCGAACAACATATCCGCCGCGAAACTGCCACGAGCAACATCTGTACCGCTCAAGTTCTGTTAGCGGTGATGGCAGGGATGTATGCTGTCTACCATGGACCCACAGGCTTAAAGCGCATTGCTACCCGCATTCATCAGTTGACCACGCTGTTGGCAGAAGGCTTGCAACGCTTGGGCTACACGCTGGGAACAGATGCTTACTTCGACACACTGCGGGTTGATGTGGGCGATCGCCAGACGGAGATTTTGAACCGAGCGATCGCGCAGCAAATTAACCTGCGTCCTCTGGGTACAAGTGCGATCGGCATCTCACTAGATGAAACCACTCGCCCTCAAGATGTGCTCGATCTGCTCAACCTGTTCGTCGGTGGCTACACCAACGGTGGCTCAGCGACCTCTCGCTTGCCCTTTACCCTGGATGATTTAGCCACTGCATCCGAGAAGCTGCCTGCATCCCTGACGCGCACAACTCCCTATCTCACCCATCCAGTATTCAACACCTACCAGTCAGAAACGGAGTTGCTGCGATATATTCATCGCTTGCAGGCGAAGGATCTCTCCCTGACAACGGCAATGATTCCGCTGGGTTCCTGCACGATGAAGCTCAACGCCACCTCGGAGATGGTGCCGGTTACCTGGGCAGAATTCACCCAAATTCACCCCTTTGCTCCGCTGGAGCAAGCGCAGGGCTACCAGATTCTGTTCCAGCAGTTAGAGGCTTGGCTGGCAGAGATTACCGGATTTGCGGCTATTTCGCTCCAACCTAATGCAGGCTCTCAGGGTGAGTACACCGGGTTGTTAGTGATTCGTCGCTATCACGAACAGCGGGGCGAAGGACACCGGAATGTCTGCCTGATTCCCCAATCGGCTCATGGTACGAATCCCGCCAGTGCGGTAATGGCGGGGATGAAAGTCGTCGCGGTTGCTTGTGATGACGAAGGCAATATCGATGTCGCTGACCTCAAAGCCAAAGCTGAGAAACACAGCGATCGCCTCTCGGCTTTGATGGTGACTTATCCCTCCACGCATGGGGTGTTTGAAGAAGCCATTCAAGAAATTTGTGCGATCGTCCACGAACACGGTGGGCAAGTCTACATGGATGGAGCAAACCTTAACGCTCAAGTCGGCTTGTGCCGTCCCGGAGATTTTGGTGCGGATGTCTGTCACCTCAACCTCCACAAAACCTTCTGCATTCCTCATGGGGGCGGTGGTCCTGGCATGGGCCCCATCGGCGTTGCAGCGCACCTCGTGCCGTTCCTCCCCGGTCACGTCGTCGTTAACCTGGACGGAGCGACTCCCCAAACCTCCCGCATTGGGGCGGTTTCCTCGGCTCCCTGGGGTAGCGGTTGTATCCTCCCAATCTCCTGGATGTACATCGCGCTGATGGGTACCGAGGGCTTGACCAGAGCCACGCAGGTTGCCATTCTCAACGCCAACTACATCGCCAAACGCCTGGAGGAACACTACCCCATCCTCTACAAGGGCAAAAATGGTTTGGTGGCGCATGAATGTATCCTCGACCTGCGGCAGTTTAAAAAGTCCGTTGGCATTGAGGTCGATGACATCGCCAAGCGATTGATTGACTACGGCTTCCATCCCCCGACCGTATCTTGGCCCGTTGCCGGAACCGTGATGGTGGAACCTACCGAAAGCGAATCGAGACAGGAACTCGATCGCTTCTGTGATGCCATGATTGCGATTCGCAACGAAATTCGGGAAATTGAGGAGGGCAAGGTCGATCGCCAGGATAACCTGCTCAAGAACGCACCCCATACAGCAGCTAACCTCATGGCTGATGAGTGGGATCATCCCTACTCACGTCATCACGCCGCCTATCCCACCCAATGGACACGCGAGAACAAGTTCTGGGCAAGCGTCGGACGGATTGACAATGCCTATGGCGATCGCAATCTGGTGTGCTCTTGCCTACCGATGGATGCCTATGAGGAGTAA
- the gcvH gene encoding glycine cleavage system protein GcvH — protein sequence MAFDYPDDLKYLDSHEYARLEGEIATVGISAFAVDQLGDIVFLELPEVGDAVEKGEKFGTVESVKAVEDLNSPITGTVVERNEPILDNPEQLAEDPYGEGWLLRVRVNDPGDLEDALSADEYRAQVEGE from the coding sequence ATGGCTTTTGACTACCCGGATGATTTGAAATATTTGGATTCTCATGAATATGCCCGATTAGAAGGCGAAATCGCCACTGTCGGTATCAGTGCTTTTGCAGTTGATCAATTAGGCGACATCGTATTTCTGGAGCTACCAGAGGTGGGAGATGCTGTTGAGAAAGGTGAAAAGTTTGGCACGGTTGAGTCGGTTAAAGCCGTTGAAGATTTGAATTCCCCTATCACGGGAACGGTGGTCGAGCGTAATGAACCGATTTTAGATAACCCTGAACAACTGGCAGAAGACCCCTACGGTGAAGGATGGCTGTTACGAGTTAGAGTCAATGACCCTGGTGATTTGGAAGACGCACTCTCAGCAGACGAATATCGTGCTCAAGTCGAAGGAGAGTAA